The nucleotide window GGCAGATCCAGTCCAGGGGCAGATATTCAAAATAGGTTCCCGGCCTGACATCGCCGTCCGGATCCCCCAGGTTGGGATCATAGACATAGCCGCAGATTGAACATCGCCATTCCATTTTTGCCTCCCATTTTTATTGTTGTCGGAATTATTTTATTGCCCCTGGGCCAGGGCCTGGATGATCCGGTCGGCCGGGATCAGCCGGTCCAGATGCAGCAGGTAGACCTCGCGGTCGCCGTCGCGCTGGGAATCGAACAGTATCGTCTTTTGGTCCGGGAAAATGCCGAAAACCATATCCTCGGCCGGATTGACGGTCAGCCGGATATTTTCATCTTCACGGCGGTCGTAAAGGTAGATCTCATCATTACCCTGGCGGGAGGAAGTATACAGCAGATATCTAACATCCGGAGTTAGAATGGTGGGGATCCCGCCCCGGAACGACGGGCATCTGACCGGCCTGGGCTCCCCCCCGGCCAGGGGCCATAATTTCAGTACCTTCTGGTTTTCCTGGGCCTGCTGGTATAACACCTGGCCGGATACGATGTCAAAGAATTCTTTGTCCCCCTTTTCCTGCGGGTCGGGGCGAACCAATTGGGGCCGGGCATTCTTTGCCAGGGACAGCCTCCAAAGCGCCCAAAAGGTGCCGCTGTCGCTTAAAAAATACATCTCGCTTCCATCCGGGGCGAACCGGGGCATCTGCTCATTGAATTTGTTGAAGGTCAGCCTCCGGTCATTTTTAGTCTGCAGGTCAAAAAGATAGATCTCATCATTGCCGTCACGATCGGAAACGTAGGCCAGGCTCTTTCCGTCCGGGCTGAAGGACGGCATAAAATCAAGGCCCTGGTAGTTGGTGATCCGTTTCTGGTTTTGGCCGTCGGCATCCATAACATAAATCTCCGGGTTGCCGTCCCGCTTGCTGGAAAATGCTATCTTACTCCCGTCGGGGGACAGTGCCGGCAGGGCGTCGTTGCCCGGCGAAAATGTCAGCCGGGTCACTTCATAGGGTTCCATTCCCAGATACACCGCCACCCTTTGGCGGAGGAAGGTATCCTGGGCCGCCGTGTAATCCAACCGGCTCAGTATCCCGTACTCCTTGCAGGCCGGTCCGGCCGAATCGGCCAGGCAGTACGCTTTGGCCAGATAGTAATGGCCCCTGGGATCCTTGGGGGAATCCTGCACGGCTTGGGAGAATTGTTCTATGGCCTTGCCCAGATCGCCGATCTCCAGGAACTGCCTTCCTTTGTTGATGGCCGCATTGTGGCCGCAGCTTAAGGCTGTCAGTGCCAGGAACAGGCATGCGGCATGCACTGCAAGTCTTTTTGTTCTGATCATTTTTTATCTGTCTATTTTAAGCATCATCTGGTTAAAAGTCAATAAAAAATTCAGTTGCCTTTTATTTTTGCATGTGATATAGTTTTAAGGTATTTAAGCCTGCAGGTCCCTGCCAAAACTTTAAACAATTTAAGATACCACGACTGCATTTTTATGTCAATACCCTTTTACTTTTTATCTGACGTTCACCTGGGAGCGAGCAGCCCTGAACTGGAACGGTTGAAACTGACAAGGCTGAAGGAGCTTTTTGCCAGGATCAAGGATCAGCCAGGACCCTTATACATATTGGGCGATCTGTTCGATTTCTGGTTTGAATACCGGACTGTGATCCAGTCCGAACATTTTGAAGTATTGTCGGAAATGCTGGAGCTGCGGAAGTCCGGGGTCAGCATCACCCTGCTGGCCGGCAACCACGATTACTGGACCGGGCCTTTCCTGGAAGAACAACTGGGGATAAAGACCGTCAAGGACGACCTGACCATTGAACTGGACGGCCAAAAAGTGCTGCTTTGCCACGGCGACGGACTGGATCAGATGGACTGGGGCTACCGGGCGCTGAAGGCGGTGCTGAGGAATCCCCTCAGCATCCGGGCTTTCAGCCTGATCCATCCCGGCCTGGCCGTCTCCTTTGCCCATTGGTTCTCTAGATTTTCCCGCAACCACCTGACCAAGCATAAATATGTGGACCAGGCGCCGCTGGAGCGCCAAGCCGCCAGGTTTTTTGCCCTGGGCTACCGGGCGGTGGTGTTCGGCCACACCCACCAGCCGGCGTTGAAGGACATGGGGGGCCATGTCTTCCTGAACCTGGGTGATTTCTTTAAGAATTTCACCTATGCCGTTTACCGGGACGGAAAATTCAAACTGGAAAAGGTCATTGACTAGATCAACAAATACTCATTAAAAGATAACTGGAGATAGCGCCACCATGTCAAACATCACCAAACTCTGGGCCCGGCAGATAATAGACTCCCGGGGCAACCCCACCGTGGAGGTGGACTGTCACCTGGCGGACGGAAGTTTTGGCCGGGCCGCGGTGCCGTCGGGGGCTTCCACCGGCCAGCACGAAGCGCTGGAGCTCCGGGACGGCGACCCCAAAATGTTCGTCGGCAAAGGGGTCAAAAAAGCGGTGGACAACGTCAACAAGCTAATCGCCCCGGCTGTGACGGGAATGGACGCCCGGGACCAGGTGAAAATTGACCGGACCATGCTGGAACTGGACGGCACCCCGGCCAAGTCCAAACTGGGGGCCAATGCCGTGCTGGGCGTTTCCCTGGCCGCGGCCCACGCCGCCGCCGCCTGTTCCGGCCTGCTGCTTTACCGTTATCTGGGCGGGGCCAACGCCAAGACCCTGCCGGTGCCGATGATGAATTTCTTGAACGGCGGCAAGCACGCCGGCTGGAACATTGAGATGCAGGAGTTCATGATAGTCCCGGCCGGAGCCAAGACCTTCGGCCAGGCCGTTCAGATGGCCAGCGAGACCTTTGCCGCCCTCACCAAGATCCTGCATAAGAAGGGTTACCCGGTGACGGTGGGCGACGAGGGCGGTTTTGCCCCGCCCCTGAAAGCCAACGAAGAGGCCCTGCAGCTTTTAGTAGAGGCCATTGAGCAGGCTGGATACAAACCGGGCCAGGAAATATTTTTGGCCATGGACCCGGCTTCCACCGAGTTCTTCAAGGACGGATTCTACCAGGTGGGCGGCAAGAAGCTGAGCTCGGCCGAGATGGTGGAGCTCTACGCCTCCTTCGCCTCCAAATACCCCCTGATCTCGCTGGAGGATGGGCTGGCTGAGGACGACTGGGACGGCTGGAAGCTGTTGACCGAGAGGCTGGGCAAAAAGATACAGCTGGTGGGGGACGACCTGTTCGTCACCAATGTCCAACGCTTGCAGCTGGGGCTGGAGCGAGGCGTGGCCAATTCCATTTTGATCAAACTGAACCAGATCGGTTCACTGACCGAGACCCTGGACTGCATCGCCCTGGCCCGCAACCACCATTACACGGCTGTGGTATCACACCGCTCGGGCGAGACCGAGGACACCACCATCGCCCAGGTGGCGGTGGCCACTAATGCCGGACAGATCAAGACCGGCTCCATCTCCCGCAGCGAGCGGGTGGCCAAATACAACCAGCTGATGAGGATCGAAGAGGAACTGGGCGGGTCCGCAGTCTACCCCGGACAGTCCGCTTTTAAACAATAAATTGTACCTGCCGCAAAGGCGCGGAAGCACAAAGTATATCAACACCAGATTATATTTAAGTAATTTTAATCTTCTTGGTATCTTGGTATCTTTGTGTCTTTGTGGCTGAACAGCTACTATCAGTAAATGAACCGTTCGGCAAAAAATAAAAAAATCCGCCATAAGCTGGCGCTGGCTTTGATCATGGGGATCACCGGAGTGGTGGTGGTTTCCTTTGGCCTGGGGAATTACGGCTGGATCAAGACCATCAAAATGCACAAACGGCAGGCCTCGCTTAAAAGACAGATAATGGTCAACCTGGCCCATAACGAGATCCTGAAGCGGGAGATCCGGCTGGTCCAGGAGAACCGGCTGATAATTGAGTCTCTGGTGCGCGAGAACCTGGGAATGGTGAAACCCGGCGAGATCTCCTACCGCTTTTATTCTTCCGACTCCCTGAACCGGAAACGCTGAAATTTCCCGGTGGCCGGGAAATTTTCCTGTGAAGGCAAAAAAGGGCTTTCCCGAAATAATCGGGAAAGCCCTTTTGACAATAGCAGGAGATTAGGCCGCCTGAAGGGTGGAGATCTTCTCCGACAGCTCTTTGGCCTTGTTCTTGTCTATCAACAGCCCGGCCGAGATCATCACCCAGCGCGAAAGATCGGGCAGGTGGTTTTTTTCCAGGTAATCGAAGATCACCCCGTTCATATGGCGCTTGGTCTGGCGGTCCAAAAAGATCTTGGAGGCCGGACCCAGATAGGGGGTGGTGGTCTCTAAAACTTTTTGCGCTAATGGTGTCACTGGCGTCACCTTACTTCTCGCTTTCGTTTGGGTTTTCGTCCTGGTTCATCATGATCTTAAGACTGGCCTCCATCCGGGAGAATGATTCCGCCAGATCGCCGATCTCGTCTTTGCGTTTGACGTCAAGATTGATGTTCATGTTGCCCATGCTGATTTGGTTGGCTGTCTGGTTGAGCTTGTTGATGTCCCGGATGATGGTCTGGGAGAAAAGCAGCACGATGACCCCGGCCAGGATGATGGCGATCCCTATCAGATAATAAATGGAATTTTGGATGACCTTTAAACGGGCGACCACATCCTTGCTGTCCATGTCTATGCCCACCAGGCCTGCCGGATTGCCCAATGAATCCCGGATCGGGGAATACCCGGAAAGCACCACCCCCCACTGGTCGGTCGTCATCTCATAATCGGCGCTGGTCTTCTCAAATCCTTCCAGCAGCTGGGGAAACTGCAGGCCTTCCTCATAGAACTGGCCGATCCTGACGGTGTCTTCGCCGGTGCCGTAATCTGCGTCCACCACAAATTCCGGCCCCTGCTGGGTCCGGCGCATGGTATAGATGTATTTGATGCCCGGATTGTTCCCCTGTACGGCGCGCAATTGCTCCAGGATCTTCCGGAACTCCGGCGTGTTCTCGTCCCCCGGTTTAAGCCCGGCATGGACATTGCCGTCGATGACCGCCGACACTGCCGCCGCCGTGGACATCAGCTCGTTCCGGAGCTGGTCCTTGAGGGCCTTCTTGGTGGCCCTGAAGGTATAGAAGAAAACCATCCCGGAAATGACGACTATCAGCAATACAAAACTCAAGGTCAGCTTGGTCTGAAGGCTGTGAAAGATTTTGGACATAGGTCTCCTGCGGTTGATATGTACCGTAATTATAAATTACCTACCCCCCGGCTGTCAAGCCCCAGATAGAATTACCTTGACATTAGGCCCCAAAGTTTGGTATCATTGGATTTTATAGTGGAAATACGTCGCGGGGTGGAGCAGCCTGGTAGCTCGTTGGGCTCATAACCCAAAGGTCAGAGGTTCAAATCCTCTCCCCGCTACCATTACATTGGGCCTTAGGGACGAGGCCATCGGCCCAAGCAGACATACTTGGGCTTTTACTTTGGATAGACCACAAGAACCAAAAGCTGAAAAGCGTGACCCCGGTTCTTGATCAAGTGGCGGCTTAGCTCAGTTGGTTAGAGCAGCGGAATCATAATCCGCGTGTCCGGGGTTCAAATCCCTGAGCCGCTACCAGAACATCTTCAAGCCAGACGAAAGTCTGGCTTTTTTGTTTTTGAGTTTGTATGGCCACAAAAAACCGCCCCGCAAAATTGTCCGCCATAATCCCGCCAAAACGGGACGAAGAAGGACAGCGGGGCGGTTTTTTATTTGGCAGATACCGGAGGCTAGATCCCCGAAACCCGGTAATCCTTGATCTTCAGCCCGCTCTGGAAATAGTTGTACCACTGCTGCATGGCCTGGCGCTGTTTGGTCTGCAGCAGCTGCTGGGAGATCTGGGGGGCCTGCTGGCTGAGCAGGGCCTGGTCGGGCATGATGTGCTTTTCCACCCGGATCAGATATACCCCGTATTCGGTGGCCACCGGGATGCCGACTATCCCCAGAGGCTGGTTGAAGGCCGCTCCGGAGAATTCGTTGCGGGAGCCCACACCCGGCACCATGTCATCGCGGGTGATCAGGGCGGTGGTGTCGAACCTGGCCCCGGCGGCGGCGGCGGCCTGCGGCATGGTCTGCCCGGCATCGATGGAAGATTTTATCTGCTGGGCCAGGGCCTTGGCCTGGTCCATGGCCCGTTCTCTGATGATGGTCATCTTAATGCGCTGTTCCACGTCGGCCAGGGGCTGGATGCCCTCCTTGCGTTTCTCCAGCACCCGGACCACTACCAGCGCTCCTTCGTTCTCCATCACCTGGCTCACCGATCCGGCCTTTTCGTCAAAGGCAAAGTTGAGGGCCTCGGGGAAGGAGCCCAGTCCCGGAATGTAGGAACCCCGGGGCAGAAAGCCGGTGGGTGTGGCCTGCAATCCTTCGGCCTGGGCCGCCTTTTCAAAATCCTCAGTTTTGGCCCTTTCCGCCAAGGCCTCGGCCTTGGTGCGCAGCTGGGACAGGGTCTCCTCGCCCGGTTGCTTGCGCAGCAGGATGTGGCGGGCCCTTACCTTGAGCTTTCCGGCTTCGGTCTTTCTTTCCTCCACCTTGACTATGTGCCAGCCAAAACTGCTCTGGAATGGCTTTGAGATCTGCCTGGGCGAAAGTTTGAAGGCCACCTCGGCAAAAGCCGGGTCCATGGTCTCCTTCTCGAAGAATCCCAGATCGCCGCCGTTGACGGCCGAGCCCGGATCCTCGGAGTATTCCATGGCCAGGGTGTCAAAGTTGGCGCCGGGTCTCGCCGCTTGGGCATAAATGTCGTCTATCTTCAGTTTAAGCTCGGCCAGGTCCTTTTCGGCGGGCTCCTTGATCAAAGCCACGAAGGAGATCTTCACCCGCTCCGGAGCCTTGAAATCGTCCTGATGCGACTTGTAATAGGCCGCTATCTCGGCGGCGGCCACTTCCTGCTGGGCGTTGAAGAACCTGCCCGGATCAACAGCAATGAAGCTGGCCTTGACCTTTTCATTCTGGTCCTGGAAGGCTTTGATGATCTCCTGATCGGTCACCCGCACCCCGGCCAGCACCTGCAGGTTCAGCTTCTGCTGGGGCAGCTGTTCCCGCAGCTGATTCTCGTAATTGACCAGCCAGGCCAGGTTCTGGGGGTTGGAGATTATTGACTGGTATTTTTGCATGTCGAACTGGCCGTTGGTCATAAGCTGGGGATCCTGCATCAGCTCGTTGGGAGGCCGGTTCTTGATGATGCCAACGATCTCCTCGTCATATACCCTGATCCCGTACTGGCGGTAGGCCCGCTGCAGGACCATCGAGCCCAGCAGCGACTGCCAGGCCTCCTGCTCCAGCTGGCGGAAGGTGGCCTCGTCGGGATCGGCTCCGAACCGGCTGCGGTACTGCTCCCGGCTTTGGCTCAGGGCCTGCTGGTACTGGCGGGTGGAGATCTCCTGCCCGCCCACTTCGCCGATTATGCCCCGGGCCAGCTTGTCCTGCCTTTTTCCCAGGCTGCCGCCGGTGCCCATGATGACATAGACGAATCCCACCACGAAGGTGACCACCACTACCCACATGATAGCCTTCATTTTGCGGCGCATCATTTGCATGACCATAACGATTTTTCTCCCTGCTGCTTATTTGTACTTGGATTTTTTGTAAAAGTTAGAGGTCAGGGACGGCCGGTTTGTTTTGACCCTGACCTTTAATTATAGCTTAAATGGAAAGGGGATTCAAGGGAATTTTAGTCTATGGCTGTCTGCCGGTCGCAAAGGCAAACAGGTCAGCCGTTGACCAGAAACGCCTTGTACCCCAGATACGAAGCATGCAGGTC belongs to candidate division TA06 bacterium and includes:
- a CDS encoding HAMP domain-containing protein is translated as MSKIFHSLQTKLTLSFVLLIVVISGMVFFYTFRATKKALKDQLRNELMSTAAAVSAVIDGNVHAGLKPGDENTPEFRKILEQLRAVQGNNPGIKYIYTMRRTQQGPEFVVDADYGTGEDTVRIGQFYEEGLQFPQLLEGFEKTSADYEMTTDQWGVVLSGYSPIRDSLGNPAGLVGIDMDSKDVVARLKVIQNSIYYLIGIAIILAGVIVLLFSQTIIRDINKLNQTANQISMGNMNINLDVKRKDEIGDLAESFSRMEASLKIMMNQDENPNESEK
- a CDS encoding peptidylprolyl isomerase, coding for MVMQMMRRKMKAIMWVVVVTFVVGFVYVIMGTGGSLGKRQDKLARGIIGEVGGQEISTRQYQQALSQSREQYRSRFGADPDEATFRQLEQEAWQSLLGSMVLQRAYRQYGIRVYDEEIVGIIKNRPPNELMQDPQLMTNGQFDMQKYQSIISNPQNLAWLVNYENQLREQLPQQKLNLQVLAGVRVTDQEIIKAFQDQNEKVKASFIAVDPGRFFNAQQEVAAAEIAAYYKSHQDDFKAPERVKISFVALIKEPAEKDLAELKLKIDDIYAQAARPGANFDTLAMEYSEDPGSAVNGGDLGFFEKETMDPAFAEVAFKLSPRQISKPFQSSFGWHIVKVEERKTEAGKLKVRARHILLRKQPGEETLSQLRTKAEALAERAKTEDFEKAAQAEGLQATPTGFLPRGSYIPGLGSFPEALNFAFDEKAGSVSQVMENEGALVVVRVLEKRKEGIQPLADVEQRIKMTIIRERAMDQAKALAQQIKSSIDAGQTMPQAAAAAGARFDTTALITRDDMVPGVGSRNEFSGAAFNQPLGIVGIPVATEYGVYLIRVEKHIMPDQALLSQQAPQISQQLLQTKQRQAMQQWYNYFQSGLKIKDYRVSGI
- the eno gene encoding phosphopyruvate hydratase, with translation MSNITKLWARQIIDSRGNPTVEVDCHLADGSFGRAAVPSGASTGQHEALELRDGDPKMFVGKGVKKAVDNVNKLIAPAVTGMDARDQVKIDRTMLELDGTPAKSKLGANAVLGVSLAAAHAAAACSGLLLYRYLGGANAKTLPVPMMNFLNGGKHAGWNIEMQEFMIVPAGAKTFGQAVQMASETFAALTKILHKKGYPVTVGDEGGFAPPLKANEEALQLLVEAIEQAGYKPGQEIFLAMDPASTEFFKDGFYQVGGKKLSSAEMVELYASFASKYPLISLEDGLAEDDWDGWKLLTERLGKKIQLVGDDLFVTNVQRLQLGLERGVANSILIKLNQIGSLTETLDCIALARNHHYTAVVSHRSGETEDTTIAQVAVATNAGQIKTGSISRSERVAKYNQLMRIEEELGGSAVYPGQSAFKQ
- a CDS encoding UDP-2,3-diacylglucosamine diphosphatase gives rise to the protein MSIPFYFLSDVHLGASSPELERLKLTRLKELFARIKDQPGPLYILGDLFDFWFEYRTVIQSEHFEVLSEMLELRKSGVSITLLAGNHDYWTGPFLEEQLGIKTVKDDLTIELDGQKVLLCHGDGLDQMDWGYRALKAVLRNPLSIRAFSLIHPGLAVSFAHWFSRFSRNHLTKHKYVDQAPLERQAARFFALGYRAVVFGHTHQPALKDMGGHVFLNLGDFFKNFTYAVYRDGKFKLEKVID
- a CDS encoding rubredoxin; the encoded protein is MEWRCSICGYVYDPNLGDPDGDVRPGTYFEYLPLDWICPECGAGKEVFEGIDEDFEDEEFVPRNML
- a CDS encoding PD40 domain-containing protein yields the protein MIRTKRLAVHAACLFLALTALSCGHNAAINKGRQFLEIGDLGKAIEQFSQAVQDSPKDPRGHYYLAKAYCLADSAGPACKEYGILSRLDYTAAQDTFLRQRVAVYLGMEPYEVTRLTFSPGNDALPALSPDGSKIAFSSKRDGNPEIYVMDADGQNQKRITNYQGLDFMPSFSPDGKSLAYVSDRDGNDEIYLFDLQTKNDRRLTFNKFNEQMPRFAPDGSEMYFLSDSGTFWALWRLSLAKNARPQLVRPDPQEKGDKEFFDIVSGQVLYQQAQENQKVLKLWPLAGGEPRPVRCPSFRGGIPTILTPDVRYLLYTSSRQGNDEIYLYDRREDENIRLTVNPAEDMVFGIFPDQKTILFDSQRDGDREVYLLHLDRLIPADRIIQALAQGQ
- a CDS encoding septum formation initiator family protein, coding for MNRSAKNKKIRHKLALALIMGITGVVVVSFGLGNYGWIKTIKMHKRQASLKRQIMVNLAHNEILKREIRLVQENRLIIESLVRENLGMVKPGEISYRFYSSDSLNRKR